The Pan paniscus chromosome 2, NHGRI_mPanPan1-v2.0_pri, whole genome shotgun sequence genome contains the following window.
gtgtggtggtgtgagtctgtaatcccagctacttgggaggctaaggcagcagaattgcttgaacccggcaggcagaggttgcagcaagcagagatggtgccattgcactccagcctggacgacaagagtgagactctgtctcaaaaaaaaaaaaaagataaaagttctCTTCCAGAGTACTTTGTAATtataatgcaatcccaatcaaaataccAAAGAGGGAAGGGGGATGTGGAAAGAACTTGGCAAATCCTTTCTAACGTTCGTCTGGAAATTAGAGAAACCCAAATGCTCAACAATAGGAGATGATTAATTAGATCATCCTAATAattatagctcacatttattaaGCACAGTAAATGTGTTTCACCTCAACAGTCACACTTGATCCTGAAAAAAAACGCTATGCGAAAATGACGAGTATAATTTCAGTTTTACAGGCAGGGTAATGGAGGTCTCTTTTGGTTCCGTAACCATCCAAAGGTCACCCATTTGATCAAAAGCAGAGCCACGAAGCATTGGCCCTGGAACTCTTGCTCTCAGCCACTGTGCTAttcatgagatgaatgcatatgcTTCCTAAAAAGATTATGATCACATTTATTTGTACTGCCAAGGCAATAAGTCCGTCATACTTTATTGACAGGGGGAGAAAAATAGGTTACTGAACAGTTTGCACAGTAtggtcttatttttgttttttagacaaagGTAGGTAATATCTTACGAAAGATCCAGAAAGACATGGAACAGAAGGTGACTGGTGTTTCTCTGAGAGAGAGGTGGAGGTGACAGAAGAGTTGAGGTTTCCATATGTCAATACAGTATCAATGTTTAATTATTGGaaggttttattttaattatcagaTAAAGAACCCGAGGGGCCAAGAAATTCCACTGCTAGTGGTGGTAGAGCCGAGATTCAGACTTGAGTCTGTCCTCCAAACCTGTGCTTCTTCTAACCTCTCTCTCGGGATTTTCCTCCTCTGTTGCCGTGCTGCACTTGCCCTCTGGGATTGAACCCACAATTGTAGGCAACCACTGCCCTTGTATTACTGACGAACTTGTGCAAACGAATGCCATTGCTCCTCTATCTTATCACTTAAAACTTCTTtcttgccgggcacggtggctcacgcctgtaatcccggcacttttgggaggccgaggcaggcagatcacctgaagtcaggagttcgagaccaacctggtcaacatggtgaaaccccgtctctactaaaaatacaaaaaaagttagctgggcatggtggcatgtgcctgtaatcccagctactcgggaggctgaaacaggagaattgctcgaacccaggaggcagagattgcagtgagctgagatcacaccattgcactccagcctgggtgacagggtaagacttcatctcaaaaaaacaaaaaacaaaaaaaaccatttttGTCCTAGACACCTAAATAACATCCTATGGCTGATGGTTGTTTTTGCCAATTTTGCAAAACATGGGGCTGAATTAAAGTATCCTGCACGTGTGCTTTCTGCAGAGTGACCAGGGTGGCCTCGTCCCTCCCGCCTCCTTATTCTGCATGATCAGAGTAGAGCCCTGTTTAGGAAAAGCACTGAGCTGGGCATTCAGAGCCCTGGGCTCCAGTCCCAGCACAGCCACTGACTCTTCACTTCTCCCCTCCAGACCCACTTTACTTCCCTGTACAATTCAGGATGGTGAAAGCTctcaagtcctttttttttttttgagatggagtcttgctctgtcgcccaggctggagtgcagtagtgcagtctcggctcactgcaatctctgcctcctgggttcaagcaattctctgcctcagcctccggagtagctgggattacaggtgtccaccaccacacccggctagttttttgtatttcctgtagagacaggatctcaccatgttggccaggctagtttcgaactcctgacctcaagtgatccacctgcctcggcctcccaaagtgctaggattataggcatgagccaccgtgcctggccttgtctatcctatttttaaaatgaacatctCTAGAGCCATCCCCGGCGGTTGCAGGGACAGTCTGATAAGTGAACTAAGTTTCTATGCATAAATGCTTGCCTCTGGGCCTCCTCCCTGCTGACCAGTGTGGTTTTGGCCGCAGGTGGGTGGAGCCGCTGACTGCCGAGGGCAGAGCCTTGCTTCGGTGCCCAGCAGCCTCCCGCCCCACGCCCGGATGCTCATCCTGGATGCCAACCCTCTGAAGACCCTGTGGAATCACTCCCTGCAGCCTTACCCTCTCCTGGAGAGCCTCAGCCTGCACAGCTGCCACCTGGAACGCATCAGCCGCGGCGCCTTCCAGGAGCAAGGCCACCTGCGCAGCCTGGGCCTGGGGGACAACCGCCTCTCGGAGAACTACAGAGAGACGGCAGCCGCCCTCCACGCCCTGCGGGGCCTGCGGAGGCTGGACTTGTCGGGAAACTCCCTGACGGAGGACATGGCAGCCCTCATGCTCCAGAACCTCTCCTCGCTGCGCTCCGTGTCCCTGGCGGGGAACACCATCATGCGGCTGGACGACTCCGCCTTCGAGGGCCTGGAGCGCCTCCGGGAGCTGGATCTGCAGAGGAACTACATCTTCGAGATCGAGGGCGGCGCTTTTGACGGCCTGCCTGAGCTGAGGCACCTCAACCTGGCCTTCAACAACCTCCCCTGCATCGTGGACTTCGGGCTCACGCAGCTGCGGGTCCTCAACGTCAGCTACAACGTCCTGGAGTGGTTCCTCGCGGCCGGGGCAGAGGCTGCCTTCGAACTGGAGACGCTGGACCTGTCTCACAACCAGCTGCTGTTTTTCCCGCTGCTGCCCCAGCACAGCAAGTTGCGTACCCTCCTGCTGCGCGACAACAACATGGGCTTCTACCGGGACCTGTACAACACCTCGTCGCCGAGGGAGATGGTGGCCCAGTTCCTCCTCGTGGACGGCAACGTGACCAACATCACCACCGTCAACCTCTGGGAAGAGTTTTCCTCCAGCGACCTCGCAGATCTCCGCTTCCTGGACATGAGCCAGAACCAGTTCCAGTACCTGCCAGACGGCTTCCTGAGGAAAATGCCTTCCCTCTCCCACCTGAACCTCAACCAGAATTGCCTGATGACGCTCCACATTCGGGAGCACGAGCCCCCCGGAGCGCTCACCGAGCTGGACCTGAGCCACAACCAGCTGTCGGAGCTGCACCTGGCTCCGGGGCCGGCCAGCTGCCTGGGCAGCCTGCGCTTGTTCAACCTGAGCTCCAACCAGCTCCTGGGCGTCCCCCCTGGCCTCTTCGCCAATGCTAGGAACATCACTACACTTGACATGAGCCACAATCAGATCTCACTTTGTCCCCTGCCAGCTGCCTTGGACCGGGTGGGCCCCCCTAGCTGTGTGGATTTCAGGAATATGGCATCTTTAAGGAGCCTGTCTCTGGAGGGCTGTGGGCTGGGGGCATTGCCAGACTGCCCATTCCAAGGGACCTCCCTGACCTACTTAGACCTCTCAAGCAACTGGGGGGTTCTGAATGGCAGCCTCGCCCCACTCCAGGATGTTGCCCCCATGTTACAGGTCCTGTCTCTCAGGAACATGGGCCTCCACTCCAGCTTTATGGCGTTGGACTTCTCTGGGTTTGGGAATCTCAGGGACTTAGATCTGTCGGGGAACTGCTTGACCACCTTCCCAAGGTTTGGGGGCAGCCTGGCCCTGGAGACCCTGGATCTCCGTAGAAACTCGCTCACAGCCCTTCCCCAGAAGGCTGTGTCTGAGCAGCTCTCGAGAGGTCTGCGGACCATCTACCTCAGTCAGAATCCGTATGACTGCTGTGGGGTGGACGGCTGGGGGGCCCTGCAGCATGGGCAGACGGTGGCCGACTGGGCCATGGTCACCTGCAACCTCTCCTCCAAGATCATCCGCGTGACGGAGCTGCCCGGAGGCGTGCCTCGGGACTGCAAGTGGGAGCGGCTGGACCTGGGCCTGCTCTACCTCGTGCTCATCCTCCCCAGCTGCCTCACCCTGCTGGTGGCCTGCACTGTCATCGTCCTCACTTTTAAGAAGCCTCTGCTTCAGGTCATCAAGAGCCGCTGCCACTGGTCCTC
Protein-coding sequences here:
- the NRROS gene encoding transforming growth factor beta activator LRRC33, yielding MELLPLWLCLGFHFLTVGWRNRSGTATAASQGVCKLVGGAADCRGQSLASVPSSLPPHARMLILDANPLKTLWNHSLQPYPLLESLSLHSCHLERISRGAFQEQGHLRSLGLGDNRLSENYRETAAALHALRGLRRLDLSGNSLTEDMAALMLQNLSSLRSVSLAGNTIMRLDDSAFEGLERLRELDLQRNYIFEIEGGAFDGLPELRHLNLAFNNLPCIVDFGLTQLRVLNVSYNVLEWFLAAGAEAAFELETLDLSHNQLLFFPLLPQHSKLRTLLLRDNNMGFYRDLYNTSSPREMVAQFLLVDGNVTNITTVNLWEEFSSSDLADLRFLDMSQNQFQYLPDGFLRKMPSLSHLNLNQNCLMTLHIREHEPPGALTELDLSHNQLSELHLAPGPASCLGSLRLFNLSSNQLLGVPPGLFANARNITTLDMSHNQISLCPLPAALDRVGPPSCVDFRNMASLRSLSLEGCGLGALPDCPFQGTSLTYLDLSSNWGVLNGSLAPLQDVAPMLQVLSLRNMGLHSSFMALDFSGFGNLRDLDLSGNCLTTFPRFGGSLALETLDLRRNSLTALPQKAVSEQLSRGLRTIYLSQNPYDCCGVDGWGALQHGQTVADWAMVTCNLSSKIIRVTELPGGVPRDCKWERLDLGLLYLVLILPSCLTLLVACTVIVLTFKKPLLQVIKSRCHWSSVY